A window of the Fusarium poae strain DAOMC 252244 chromosome 3, whole genome shotgun sequence genome harbors these coding sequences:
- a CDS encoding hypothetical protein (TransMembrane:5 (i159-179o185-203i223-240o325-347i359-377o)), whose translation MATSGQPSSNGTDTEPFPSFDNASPTNADTDSSNIHNRPAASSSLSGRLRRVSQSFEVSGPPEGFMAATGTIASSIFSRQTVTRRTSEPSIPMQAGQSPGSTSRQNTFPTVNEEAPEEKANTSEAHPRRNLTGEPAAAAPFDNGYHFPPKHSFGQSTKLGLIAFGHYVITPTGFLVTLYGLNVVAWGGMLFLLLCNASPAMCVPTCNDINSPRRKWIEVDSQILNALFCVTGFGLAPWRFRDLHFLLQYRIQKKEVALRRLAGIHRGWFRLPGSDQLDPQIGPHNISSSPDLNSSLACPFPPEKIPDAPLTGVRAPPTAITRLDAVIWLMVWNTFLQCVLSGFMWGLNRYDRPSWSTGLFVALACIVAAIGGIIMFIEGKKVKGIEGVPISQEDQKMLQEDRERGVWHYNNIKDKDLVAEEAKKKKRKDKK comes from the exons ATGGCCACTTCTGGGCAACCTTCCTCTAATGGAACAGATACCGAGCCGTTTCCCAGTTTTGACAATGCATCACCTACCAATGCCGACACCGATTCATCCAATATTCACAACCGTCCAGCAGCATCTTCATCTTTAAGCGGTCGCCTGCGAAGAGTTTCGCAAAGCTTCGAAGTTTCCGGTCCTCCGGAAGGTTTTATGGCTGCCACAGGAACCATTGCATCCTCAATCTTCTCCCGACAAACAGTGACGCGCAGGACTTCAGAGCCCTCGATACCGATGCAAGCAGGCCAATCTCCCGGCAGCACGTCTAGGCAGAACACCTTTCCCACCGTCAACGAAGAGGCGCCCGAGGAAAAAGCAAATACAAGTGAAGCACATCCTAGACGAAACCTTACTGGGGAGCCAGCAGCTGCGGCTCCTTTCGACAATGGGTATCACTTTCCACCAAAACATTCATTTGGACAGTCAACAAAACTCGGCCTGATCGCGTTTGGGCACTATGTCATAACGCCTACAGGTTTTCTTGTCACTCTCTATGGCCTCAACGTTGTAGCCTGGGGCGGCATGCTCTTCTTGTTGCTTTG CAATGCTTCGCCAGCAATGTGTGTTCCTACATGCAACGATATCAACTCGCCTAGACGCAAATGGATAGAGGTGGATTCTCAGATCCTTAATGCTCTCTTTTGTGTCACAGGTTTTGGACTCGCCCCTTGGCGCTTTCGCGATTTACATTTCCTCCTTCAGTATCGCATCCAGAAAAAGGAAGTTGCCCTTCGGCGCTTGGCAGGCATTCATCGAGGATGGTTCCGTCTTCCAGGATCTGATCAACTTGACCCTCAGATCGGGCCCCATAATATCTCCTCGTCGCCCGATCTCAACTCATCGCTCGCCTGCCCGTTCCCCCCAGAGAAAATCCCCGATGCTCCGTTGACAGGAGTCCGGGCTCCACCAACTGCCATTACAAGATTGGATGCTGTCATATGGTTGATGGTATGGAACACCTTCCTGCAGTGCGTCCTGTCTGGGTTTATGTGGGGATTGAACCGTTACGATCGTCCCAGTTGGTCCACAGGCCTCTTTGTCGCACTCGCTTGTATCGTTGCCGCCATCGGAGGAATTATTATGTTTATTGAGGGGAAGAAAGTAAAAGGTATTGAAGGCGTTCCCATCAGCCAAGAGGATCAAAAGATGTTACAGGAAGACCGGGAACGCGGTGTATGGCactacaacaacatcaaggacaaagACTTGGTTGCCgaagaggccaagaagaagaagagaaaggataAAAAATGA
- a CDS encoding hypothetical protein (TransMembrane:5 (o36-54i120-138o224-241i253-273o279-296i)), producing MSSGNSLFPRAGYELTPEQKALKEIAETTNGNLAKYLMIVCGSVSVAVIIWKVCERIIRLTRHVSCLNNDKQRYFAIPSQRFASLKRNLLYAPVFSKRHNREIQLSKAINVGTLPTRFQLLFLIAYFVSNIVWCVIDIDYSADMSAACGVIRNRTGVLSTVNMIPLFLLAGRNNPLIPLLNISFDTYNLLHRWFGRIVVLEALAHTISHYGKAGWTFTPPSGNFILPGFIATCSFVFLMIQASSPLRHGFYEVFKALHILAACAAVVGLYYHLSASPQLYKWLCYVYGVIVLWSFDRTSRLWRILRSHVGGSRSRTIVEALPGNAVRLTMTLARPWKAAPGQHAYLYLPAISYWQSHPFSVAWYDGVEDPKNERLASTNQDLLAMQQQRISFVIRGRTGMTDSLYKKAVSAPGGRFETSCFAEGPYGGHHSFDSYGTVVLFAGGVGITHPVPYIKHLVEGYSQGTVATRRILLVWTIQTPEHLEWIRPWMTEILGMDKRRDVLRIMLFVSQPRSTKEIHSPSSTVQMFPGRPNINTLLGMEQEQQVGAMAVTVCGPGALSDEVRLAVRNRQDRSHIDFIEEAFTW from the exons ATGAGTTCCGGTAACTCATTGTTCCCGCGCGCCGGGTATGAGCTCACCCCAGAGCAAAAGGCCCTCAAGGAAATCGCCGAAACCACAAACGGTAACCTCGCCAAGTACCTAATGATCGTCTGCGGCTCAGTGTCCGTCGCTGTCATTATCTGGAAAGTCTGCGAACGCATCATTCGACTCACGCGACATGTTTCTTGCCTCAACAACGACAAGCAGCGCTACTTCGCCATCCCTTCACAAAGGTTTGCGTCCCTCAAGCGCAACCTTCTCTATGCCCCCGTCTTCAGCAAGCGACACAACCGCGAGATCCAGCTCAGCAAGGCCATCAATGTCGGCACTCTGCCCACCAGATTTCAACTCTTGTTCCTTATCGCCTACTTCGTCTCCAACATCGTCTGGTGTGTTATTGACATCGATTATTCTGCCGACATGAGCGCCGCCTGTGGTGTTATTCGCAACCGTACTGGTGTTCTCTCCACTGTCAACATG ATTCCTCTGTTCCTACTGGCTGGGCGAAACAATCCCTTGATTCCTCTATTGAACATCTCCTTCGATACATACAACCTCCTCCACCGTTGGTTTGGTCGTattgttgttcttgaggCCCTTGCCCATACCATCTCTCACTACGGCAAGGCTGGCTGGACGTTCACACCTCCTTCAGGCAACTTTATCTTGCCTGGTTTCATT GCCACTTGCTCCTTTGTGTTCCTGATGATTCAGGCCTCTAGCCCTCTCCGACACGGCTTCTACGAGGTCTTCAAGGCTCTTCACATCCTCGCAGCCTGCGCCGCTGTCGTTGGCCTGTACTACCATCTGTCCGCGTCCCCCCAGTTGTACAAGTGGCTCTGCTACGTCTATGGTGTCATTGTTCTCTGGAGTTTTGACCGAACCTCACGCCTGTGGCGTATCCTTCGCTCTCACGTCGGTGGATCGCGATCCCGCACCATTGTCGAGGCTCTTCCTGGAAACGCTGTTCGATTGACCATGACTCTAGCCCGCCCCTGGAAAGCCGCTCCCGGACAGCACGCCTATCTGTACCTGCCCGCCATCAGCTACTGGCAATCTCATCCCTTCTCTGTCGCCTGGTACGATGGCGTAGAGGACCCCAAGAACGAGAGATTGGCCAGCACCAACCAGGATCTGTTGGCgatgcagcagcagcgaaTTTCATTTGTCATTCGAGGCAGGACTGGCATGACTGACAGCCTCTACAAGAAGGCCGTTTCCGCACCTGGAGGAAGGTTTGAGACCAGCTGCTTTGCCGAGGGACCCTATGGTGGCCACCACTCTTTTGACTCTTACGGCACTGTTGTTCTCTTTGCTGGCGGAGTTGGCATTACCCACCCTGTTCCTTACATTAAGCATCTCGTCGAGGGCTATTCCCAGGGTACTGTCGCTACCCGAAGAATCTTGCTGGTCTGGACAATCCAGACTCCTGAGCACCTTGAGTGGATCCGCCCCTGGATGACCGAGATTCTCGGCATGGACAAGAGAAGAGACGTTCTCCGAATTATGCTTTTCGTCAGCCAGCCTCGATCAACAAAGGAGATTCACAGCCCTTCATCCACGGTTCAAATGTTCCCAGGACGTCCCAACATCAACACTCTCTTGGGTATGGAGCAAGAGCAGCAGGTTGGCGCCATGGCTGTAACCGTGTGCGGCCCTGGTGCATTGAGTGATGAGGTTCGACTGGCCGTTCGAAACCGTCAAGATCGATCTCACATCGACTTCATTGAAGAGGCGTTCACCTGGTAA
- a CDS encoding hypothetical protein (MEROPS:MER0005406~BUSCO:8140at5125) produces MLLSCRKVGRDLYMSPNRASYRYQKIERACDRFRAEATESLIRTSSGQAALDYTVQAAELYMRAAGEAHTKKDATRLRQKCQQLIAEAEKLKAHLTQTPNVLLRTSRLHGNLFPPWSNEPSSKDFELPPGEGPFTDNATFTLSPRQDATFGGWKRPRDLHPDLDPDDDALMNSSRGCDLVQDVTTDCSVVASLCAAMRILTGRHSVLSSILYPFDKARGIPKVSASGRYVLKLYFNGCFRRVVIDERLPSSITDRTLYVVDRLNPQLIWPALLEKAYLKVRGGYDFPGSNSGTDLWVLTGWIPEQIFLQREDLDINELWTRIKNGHDSENVVVTLGTGRISDEEEDLVGLIGEHDYAIMDLEVVDGSRTLLVKNPWCDGPVWKGGISKLSETELAPQTTDARNRVAPTVAGSFWMTLEDVLQHFESMYLNWNPSLFPHRQDHHFTWHIPTPELSLSLVRNPQYSLQSPTGGPVWILVSRHFVDAELEISRNRNDTMAAVSGQLGYMSILIFDNNGYRVQVSDGDLYRGPYVDSPQTLARFDMSPNKRYTVVIDQHEFPLPDYTLTLSFLSQGQLAVKEAEDEMTLVKEITGSWTRRSAGGSAACTTYTLNPQYKLSLAQAGPLSILISTSMQDVHVHIDLVWSQGKRVQTLKVRDLAGSSGEYRRGCAVANIPHVDAGVYTLVCSTFEAGQLAEFFLRISSMTDVTIQPVPADAAGRLRKTLTPFKLSDGAEVRRAQISASWLTRISITARSVCSPGLDPSNRSSSTLMVRVSVAHGWDPERTTIATSGDGEYEELKTIVRTPELDMEPARIQREGMWLVVESMGISQLGECIEIEIHSDGPVNVGSWALL; encoded by the exons ATGCTGTTGTCTTGTCGCAAGGTCGGACGTGACCTTTACATGAGCCCGAACAGGGCATCATACCGTTATCAAAAGATTGAACGGGCCTGCGACCGGTTCAGGGCCGAG GCCACTGAGTCTCTTATTCGAACATCGAGTGGCCAAGCGGCCCTCGATTACACTGTACAGGCCGCTGAGTTGTATATGAGAGCTGCTGGAGAAGCTCATACCAAGAAGGACGCCACTCGTTTGCGGCAGAAATGTCAACAACTCATTGCTGAGGCAGAAAAGCTCAAGGCCCATCTCACACAAACGCCCAATGTCCTGCTACGAACCTCACGCCTTCATGGCAACCTCTTTCCTCCGTGGTCAAACGAACCTTCAAGCAAGGACTTTGAACTTCCTCCAGGCGAGGGACCTTTCAC CGACAATGCTACTTTTACATTGTCACCTAGGCAGGATGCTACCTTTGGTGGGTGGAAGCGGCCACGAGACCTTCATCCAGATCTCGACCCGGATGATGATGCTTTGATGAACTCCAGCCGAGGCTGTGATCTTGTTCAGGACGTGACAACCGATTGTTCAGTCGTCGCCAGCCTATGCGCTGCCATGCGCATCTTGACCGGTCGACACTCG GTTCTATCGTCCATTTTGTACCCGTTCGATAAAGCAAGAGGGATACCCAAAGTTTCTGCTTCAGGCAGATACGTGCTGAAACTGTACTTCAACGGATGCTTTCGCCGTGTCGTCATCGATGAGCGGCTTCCTTCGTCTATCACTGACCGCACTCTCTACGTCGTTGACCGACTGAACCCTCAGCTGATCTGGCCGGCACTTCTAGAGAAAGCCTACCTCAAAGTAAGGGGTGGTTATGACTTTCCAGGGAGTAATTCTGGCACAGACTTGTGGGTACTCACCGGCTGGATCCCTGAACAGATATTTCTTCAAAG GGAGGATCTGGACATCAACGAACTGTGGACACGGATAAAGAATGGTCATGATTCCGAGAATGTTGTCGTCACACTGGGCACTGGAAGAatctcagatgaagaagaggacctTGTTGGTTTAATTGGCGAACACGACTATGCTATCATGGACCTCGAGGTTGTAGATGGCAGCCGAACGTTGCTGGTCAAGAATCCTTGGTGTGATGGTCCAGTCTGGAAAGGAGGTATTTCAAAACTTTCTGAGACTGAGTTGGCACCACAAACAACAGACGCTAGAAACAGAGTCGCACCCACCGTTGCTGGCTCATTTTGGATGACTCTCGAAGATGTCCTCCAGCACTTTGAGTCCATGTATCTCAACTGGAACCCATCGCTCTTCCCCCACCGGCAGGACCACCACTTCACCTGGCATATACCAACTCCAGAGCTATCTTTATCCTTGGTACGAAATCCGCAATACTCGCTGCAGTCACCCACCGGTGGACCTGTCTGGATCCTCGTAAGCAGGCACTTTGTAGATGCCGAGCTCGAAATCTCTCGCAACAGGAATGACACAATGGCAGCCGTCTCAGGGCAGCTTGGGTACATGAGCATCCTTATATTTGACAACAATGGCTATAGGGTGCAAGTCAGCGATGGCGATCTTTACCGTGGACCTTATGTCGATTCGCCACAAACCCTTGCACGGTTTGACATGAGCCCAAACAAACGATATACCGTTGTTATTGACCAGCACGAGTTTCCGCTGCCGGACTACACCTTGACCCTCTCCTTTCTGTCGCAAGGCCAACTTGCAGTCAAGGAGGCCGAAGATGAAATGACGCTCGTGAAAGAAATCACTGGATCGTGGACCAGAAGGTCTGCAGGGGGTAGCGCAGCCTGTACAACATACACTCTTAACCCGCAGTACAAATTGTCGCTTGCTCAAGCAGGCCCTCTTTCCATATTAATTTCAACCAGTATGCAGGATGTCCACGTGCACATTGACTTAGTCTGGTCTCAGGGCAAGCGAGTTCAGACGCTCAAGGTTCGCGATCTAGCAGGTTCATCTGGAGAATATCGGAGAGGCTGCGCAGTGGCAAACATCCCACACGTCGATGCTGGAGTGTACACTCTGGTATGCTCGACCTTTGAAGCAGGACAGCTTGCCGAATTTTTCCTTCGCATCTCATCCATGACAGATGTGACTATACAGCCCGTCCCCGCTGATGCTGCGGGAAGATTGCGCAAGACACTCACCCCCTTTAAACTTTCGGATGGAGCAGAAGTCCGACGGGCACAGATTTCAGCGTCTTGGTTAACTCGGATCAGCATCACTGCGCGAAGCGTCTGCAGCCCCGGCCTGGATCCCAGCAACCGGTCCTCATCCACTCTCATGGTCCGAGTTTCAGTGGCTCATGGTTGGGACCCAGAGCGAACCACGATCGCAACATCAGGTGATGGCGAGTACGAGGAGCTCAAAACTATTGTACGAACCCCGGAGTTGGACATGGAGCCTGCAAGGATACAACGTGAAGGTATGTGGTTGGTGGTTGAGAGCATGGGCATATCTCAACTGGGAGAGTGCATTGAAATAGAAATCCACAGTGACGGACCCGTCAATGTTGGGTCTTGGGCACTCTTATAG
- a CDS encoding hypothetical protein (SECRETED:SignalP(1-22)~TransMembrane:9 (n6-17c22/23o56-75i126-149o155-172i179-201o226-249i270-287o313-332i344-363o369-388i)~BUSCO:37408at5125) yields MASKSLIPFLVAMMLLTGVCNTLLTKYQDNQCVRNCDPDDNPRKRAFFNQPVLQTAQMFIGEMGCWLVVGIMALWRRFKGSAPEQQGYQAVNTEEGVDRTAEPEANDRTKLLHTGPSVLRGYRVTLLALPAICDICGTTLMNAGLLMVAASIYQMTRGALVLFVGLFSVVFLKRHLHLFQWLSLVGVVLGVAVVGLAGAIWPDEKPEGSIGTPEEDSLAEDGLSDAARAIVGVLLIAGAQIFTATQFVLEEWLLERSSIEPLRVVGWEGIFGFSFTLLGMLILHAAIGSTDAGRYGYFDIVEGWRQMTENKQVLLSSFLIMISIGGFNFFGLSVTRSVSATSRSTIDTCRTLFIWVVSLGLGWETFKWLQILGFALLVYFTFLFNGIVQPPFEFLKVPDEEIEELLPEEPIEHR; encoded by the exons ATGGCGTCCAAAAGCCTTATTCCGTTTCTTGTAGCTATGATGCTGCTCACAGGTGTTTGCAACACCTTGTTGACCAAGTATCAG GACAACCAATGCGTTCGCAATTGCGATCCCGATGACAATCCGAGAAAGCGCGCCTTCTTTAACCAGCCAGTGCTCCAGACAGCGCAGATGTTCATCGGTGAGATGGGCTGctggttggttgttggaaTCATGGCACTCTGGCGTCGATTCAAGGGTTCTGCCCCAGAACAGCAAGGTTACCAAGCTGTAAACACCGAAGAAGGCGTTGATCGCACAGCTGAGCCTGAAGCAAACGATCGTACCAAACTCTTGCATACCGGTCCATCCGTTCTGAGAGGGTACCGAGTTACCCTCCTTGCTCTGCCCGCTATCTGCGATATCTGCGGTACTACATTGATGAACGCTGGACTTCTTATGGTGGCTGCATCTATCTATCAAATGACCCGAGGCGCCCTGGTCCTCTTTGTCGGCCTTTTCAGTGTCGTCTTTCTCAAGCGACACCTACATCTCTTCCAATGGCTCTCGCTTGTTGGTGTCGTTCTTGGAGTCGCAGTTGTGGGACTGGCTGGTGCCATTTGGCCTGATGAGAAGCCTGAGGGTTCTATTGGAACACCGGAAGAAGACTCTCTGGCTGAAGATGGCTTATCGGATGCTGCCAGAGCTATCGTCGGCGTTCTTCTTATTGCAGGTGCTCAAATCTTTACGGCTACACAGTTTGTCCTTGAGGAATGGCTTCTTGAACGATCTTCAATTGAACCTCTCAGAGTAGTTGGATGGGAGGGTATCTTCGGCTTCAGCTTCACTCTGTTGGGCATGCTCATCCTGCATGCAGCAATAGGCTCGACTGATGCTGGCCGATACGGGTATTTTGACATCGTAGAAGGCTGGCGCCAAATGACTGAGAACAAACAAGTCCTGCTCTCTAGTTTCCTCATCATGATCAGCATTGG TGGCTTCAATTTCTTTGGTTTGTCCGTAACTCGAAGTGTCAGCGCAACCTCCAGGTCCACCATCGATACTTGCAGGACCTTGTTCATCTGGGTTGTCTCTCTAGGCTTGGGTTGGGAGACTTTCAAGTGGCTCCAGATCCTCGGTTTTGCTCTGCTTGTTTATTTCACCTTTCTTTTCAACGGTATTGTCCAGCCTCCTTTCGAGTTCTTGAAGGTCCCCGACGAGGAGATTGAGGAGCTCTTGCCCGAAGAGCCAATCGAGCATCGTTAG
- a CDS encoding hypothetical protein (TransMembrane:3 (o12-32i78-100o120-143i)~BUSCO:41604at5125): MAAQSKPEISPWGRAVAGATGAVLANALVYPLDIVKTRLQVQIKPDPSKGPSPTDEPHYTSTWDAITRIVADDGMKGLYAGMGGSLIGVASTNFAYFYWYTIVRTLYLKTRKGSANPSTVVELSLGAIAGAIAQVFTIPVAVVTTRQQTASKSDRKGLIATAREVIDGPDGVSGLWRGLKASLVLVVNPAITYGAYERLKEVMFPGKTSLRPSEAFLLGAMSKALATIATQPLIVAKVGLQSKPPPARNGKPFTSFVEVMKFIIEHEGMLGLFKGIGPQILKGLLVQGILMTAKERVELMFILLIRYIKSIHLRKLSRTAEKTATAAAAAAAHSVAAKPVTST, encoded by the exons ATGGCTGCGCAATCGAAGCCTGAGATTTCCCCTTGGGGTCGCGCAGTGGCTGGCGCTACAGGCGCTGTCCTGGCCAACGCGCTGGTctatcctcttgacat AGTCAAGACTCGTCTCCAGGTTCAAATTAAACCAGATCCTAGCAAAGGCCCTTCCCCGACTGACGAACCACACTACACCTCGACATGGGATGCCATCACGCGAATTGTTGCCGATGATGGCATGAAAGGTCTTTACGCTGGCATGGGCGGTTCTTTGATCGGAGTTGCGTCAACCAACTTCGCCTACTTCTACTGGTACACCATTGTCAGAACTCTGTATCTCAAAACACGCAAGGGAAGCGCGAACCCTTCTACCGTCGTGGAGCTGAGCTTGGGCGCTATCGCAGGAGCTATTGCCCAGGTCTTTACAATCCCCGTCGCAGTAGTTACCACGCGCCAGCAAACAGCCAGCAAGTCTGACCGCAAGGGTCTTATTGCCACAGCCCGGGAGGTTATTGATGGCCCAGATGGTGTATCGGGTCTCTGGCGAGGTCTCAAGGCCAGTCTGGTTCTTGTTGTGAACCCTGCCATTACTTACGGCGCGTACGAACGGCTAAAGGAAGTAATGTTCCCTGGCAAGACCAGTTTGAGACCAAGCGAGGCATTCT TGTTGGGTGCTATGTCTAAAGCACTTGCGACCATCGCCACTCAGCCTTTGATCGTGGCCAAGGTTGGCCTCCAATCAAAGCCACCCCCGGCTCGTAATGGCAAACCCTTTACCAGTTTCGTTGAAGTTATGAAGTTCATCATAGAACATGAGGGCATGCTGGGTTTGTTCAAAGGCATTGGGCCACAGATTCTCAAGGGACTTCTCGTCCAGGGTATTCTGATGACAGCAAAGGAGAG GGTCGAGCTGATGTTCATTCTTCTGATTCGATATATCAAATCCATTCACCTCCGCAAACTCAGCCGTACTGCCGAGAAGACTgccacagcagcagcagcagcagcagctcacAGCGTTGCGGCGAAACCGGTGACAAGCACTTAG